A stretch of DNA from Diospyros lotus cultivar Yz01 chromosome 14, ASM1463336v1, whole genome shotgun sequence:
ttcaaaaatttctcctccaatgcCTTCCATAGTATACCGGCAGAATTTTCCTTCGAGAATGCATACTTCTGCTCTCTGGACAGGCATGATCGAATTATACCACACGCCAATCGATTGATGGTCTtccaatctttttcttcaacatctcctggtttcttttcttcaatgGCGATGTCTAGACCTTGCTGGAAAAGAGTGTCTAGAACCTCGCATTGCCACATGCCGAAATGACCGAAGCCGTCAAACACTTCCACTGCAATTCTTGTATTCGCCAAATTCCTCACCCAAGTGGACGAAGAAGAAGCTCCCGATGTGGATTGTTCTGAACTCTTTTCGCCTACCATCTTCTATATTCAATAGTTATCAAAGCGGAACAATCCAAGAAaatcttttctgatgtggaAGATCAGACACAGCTGCAACCACAGAGcatactaagaaaaacttggccAAAAAAAGGATCTTTTCTTATGTGGAAGATCAGACTCAACTGCAACCACAGAGCATACTAAGAACCttgggctttgataccaattgttgggaAAATCGGGCAATTTTCCCCAAAATCAAAAGCACCAAAATAATACCCGACaaaaaactattgaatataaaaataaacaaaacaccAGAAAATTAATGAGGTTCGACCAATATGGCCTACGTCCTCGGACACCACCAAATCTTCactaatatcaaagagagaaaatacaaagtgTGTAAGagaaatacacacacaaatgaGGGGTACAAGTGCAATAAATGCAAACTTGTTGGGATGCTTTTAACAAAGGGGAAGGGAGCATTAAATAAGGCTAAGGAGGACCTCCCTCCCACTGCCCAACCGATGTGGGATATGGGAGGGAGCCATAAAAAGTCAACATAGACACCTAACACTGTAACGAGCTATCAATTCTTCAGCTTGCATAGCATGTTGACATGCACCTTTAAGATTAGAAAGTCACATGATGCACATCCCAACCTGAATTGCAATTTTCACACCTGATAAATAATGGGTTGTAAGTTATTCATCCTTCTTGTTAAGTCCGATGAGAATTGACAAGTTACAAAACTTGCTAGTATACTTGTCAAGGCTTAATTCATATTGCCACAAATTATTGAATCGCTTGTATAGATTCATTATGTAATCAGCTAAGAGAAATTGCTTCCTCAATTTTGCTTTAATCAATTCCCATGTATGAATCTCCAACTTACCATGTATAGCACATTGCTCCTCTAACCTTTTACACCATTGAagtgaaaattttctttcaatatcAACTTCAAAAACaacttttttctctcttcaaacaTCATCTTCCACTCAAAATAAGTCTATAAGTACTCCATGCAcataaaacaacatatcaaaatCTTAATCCCACCATGTGGAATCACTACATGAATTCTGACTTGCCAATTATTTCTCTTTACGGCCTTGTTTTCTAAAGTCTTTTGCATGCATCCAGCATGAAAATCTAGAACTTCAATCTCAACTCCAAAATTCACTAGTGCTCTTGTTTACCTCTCCTCAAGTCTACCATGTTCGGGTTGTTCATGAACTATGGGATTATGAAACaggttaaaatatttattacctCGTTCAGGTAGGCCTACTATACAGCAGTTCCCTTCCGGTGCCTCCCTATGGGCATGGGCTTCAGCATGGTCTCTATGCAAGGTTTGCATCTCTTGCATAAAGTTGCTCTATAATCCTTTGTATCTCAACAGCTTGGTTCATCCTTGGAACTCTTGCTTTTCTTGCTACCATCACAAAATAGATTGTTCTTCGTCTCTACTATCAAATTGACGGGGGCAAATAAAAACATGCATGCCTATAGAGGGCAATAAAACTTAGAAAGATAGGCACTTGAGATTGAAAACTATAGCCAAAGGTTGTCTTCTGGGTTTCAAACCGGGCTAAGAGAAAAAAAGTTCTGTTAAAACAAAAATCTCATAAAATGTGAAAATTCCTTCCTCACATTAAAAGAAAACTTTATATATTCACaaaaatcctaataaaataaaaggcaaTCGTAGCCCTTAAAACACATAATCTCAACCATTTAAaacaaactaataaaaataacattaaaaaaagcATAGAGgttcctaaaataaaaatattaaagtaacTGGTTTTATTTGCTCATGCATCAGAAAGTTTTGAGATTGAATTTATATTAGAATTATGAAATATGAGATTCTTCATTTGGTGAGGATGCTAGTATTTACAGAAAAAGAGTTTGTAATGACCCGATCATACACCGTTACTATGCCAAGGTGTTACAAGAATTTTGCCATGATCTAATCCCATGTCAATAGTATggcacgaaaaaaaaaaatgactataTAAGTTGGCCCTCGTAATTTAAAAGTCAATTTGAGCTAGCAATCTTGATTGAGAAGGTGTTTGGCTCAGCAGTTTGGTCGCTTATAAGCTATCAGTGAAGCTTAAACACTGTATAGCTTATTTAGTTATATGtttgtgaaaaattaaagaattcaAATGTTGCTGAGCTTAAATACTATTTGATAGCGTTTTAAAaaagctcccccccccccctttctaAAAACATTGTTTATAGCTTATTTAGTTAATCAagtattttacaattttaccctccaacaactatcatattttcaattttttccctttctttcatCCATCTGTCTTCTTTCTTTGGCTGCCTACCTCTAGCTCCTTCGTTGTTGTCACCGCCTCCTGCCTCCAACCCCATCGTTGTCGCAGCCGCTGCCTCCAGCTCCTCCATCGCGATCGTCGCCCCCCGCCTCCAGCTCCTCCATCGCCGCCTCCAACTTCTAGCAAAtccatatatttttaataattgtattaatatatttttttataattatatataatttatcaacatgtaattgtaataattttattagttggacatcaatttataatttatttttattaaaattaatatttttataaattttatttgtattattcaacaatatgtttattttagtatttttgttaagttctgatagtttatcacattttttaaatcaaacacataattatataaatgacagtttaaaacacatttattcaaacacgttatcaacttaaacattAGTAAGTTTTAAAGTTTTACATAACTTTAAGTAGAAAGGCTTAAATCCATCTAGGATAAGCCAAaaagataaacatatatatgtatgtatgtatatgtttatGGGATTTCAAATCCCATGATGTTACAATGTTACAGGAAGATCCCACATTTGAAATCCCTAaccataaacatatatatatatatatgtatgtatagcaTGCAACCTGGTTTTCATCTTGTTGCTTCAAGTAGAACAATTCAGAAAGATAAAAGTCCAAGGTTTCAAATCCCTATACTTCAGCAGTTCAAAACTTTGATTTTCAGATAGTGCAGAACGACCATCAAACTAATACCTGTCCTTAATCCCACCATAGGAAATAATGAATCCGGCTTCTTCAATGTACTTCGGCGATCAAAATGACGAGACCGCACCTTCTGGAGGAACTCAGAATTTGCCCTAAATCAAAAACCAAATATGCAAGCATTCCCAAAATTTCAACTCTTCCTATCAAACAGTAAATAGATGCACAAGAATATCCCCAACTCACCACAAACCAAACCCATTATACAAAGACGAAGAGTACTAAATTGGGGTTTAATCGGCAGTAAAACAACTTAAATCTTCGGCACACTTCTACTTGCCCATTGGCAAatacatatagatatacatGCATACGTATATGTATTGACTGTTACTTGATGAATAGAGACAGTACTGATGATAAGCGTACCTTCGCATTGCAATTTTGCATCTCAGAAGCTGATGCCAGAGAACAACGAAGAGGAAGGGTTCGGAGTAAATCTGATCTCTTTGGAATTTTGACAATCTTAAAATATACTTGGAAAAAAACctccttttttatttcttgatttgTAACTTGTAAGTGActgaaaattcatattaataacaaaaaaaagaaatctttCAATTCTGGGTCAtgcattcatttatttataaagtttaaaaaatttaaaaaattgtaaaaattggAAATAGTAAGATGTCAATTGTCAAAATCTTAACGTTGACTACTCTAATGTGAATTGCATTGTGGTTAATTAGAAGATTCTGTCTGATTTGTTAAGACTTTCTTAAGAAATAACTTATCTCTTGCTATCTAGgacataaataattaagcaAGAAGAAGCAGTTTGGCCCAACAAGTAATGATAATCTTATCAAATGTctgtaaaattatattaatcttACTTGCTTGCAGTTGCAGCCTACcaaacattttctttatttttgtgtgcTTCCCAGCTAGAACAAAAGTTAAATATTGATgaatcaaataattttgtttaaaaaaagtTCCATTTTCTGCCGTTGCTTTTCCTTCGCATAAGAAACTTAAAACAAAAGGCATTTACTGAAAGGAGAAACACTTTTATTGAAAGAACATGTTTTGATTGTTCTCTGCACGACCCATCAGACTCTAGAACACATCATTACGGTCgtatttttggaggaaaactcCTAGCTGTAGCTACCAAATATTCTCTTCATTTTTGGGTGCTACATATATAGTtcacaattaattaatacaacAATACAAGCACAATTAACCACAAAGCTAATTAAGGGCCCTGTCTCTATCTACTGACCAGAATGGAAGTTGCAGAAGAACAAATTTTAAGGCACAAACTTACTCTTACAAATATTCGCAAcaaattaaacagaaaaaaaagaaaaaggaagacaATTCAATTAGCAACGCAGAGTAATTAAGGTTCAGCTAACGAAGTTGTTGAAGAGTGGATTTAAGAGCCAAGTAAACAGCTCGCCACCCAGCTTGTGTTGGATGCACCATGTCCCAGAAGAAGGCAGATTCAGGCTTCGCGCATACCGTGTACATCTTCTCTCCTTTGCCATTCACACTGCCGCATGAATACTCATGGCTCACCCCAATGCAGCATGGCTTCAATGGAGTCTCTAGCTTCACACTTCCTGCACcacatcaaattaaaaattagcatttggttaatttatatttgtgtcAATAATTAAGTAGAAGAAAGAGTTAATTAACTAATCACACCTAGAATGTCTCCTCTGTTCTTGAGGGCTCTAGTGAAAGAACCATAAAGATCAAGGATGATGAACGCCGAGTCCTTGCTCTCGTTGTTCAGCTTTGCCACCGCTTCCCGCAGCAAGAGGTTGTGATAGTCCGCGGCTGTGTTCTCCGTCTCGTTGCACTGCTGGAACGAATTCATCACTGTGCTCCGAGGCAGACACCCTAGCGGCTGCAGCGACGTCACGGCTACTTTTCTCACTCCCAACCCATGAATTCGTCTCAGGTTCGAGCTCAGTTGATCGATCACACGGGACATGAAGGATGTTATATCCTGCAGATCGAACAAGCACAGGTTAGTTTAGTGCAAGAGGATCGACTTCTTCgtcacaagccttaattccactaaTACGAGTCAAATCAGCTATCCCATTCCAATCATCTATTTTATgtgataaatttaattaacgCACCCAAAAAccaattttctttaataatGCTTCAAAGGCGGCCAAGAAAGAGcctcaaagaaagagaaagcgAAAAGGGCACAAAAGAAAGGCCCTGCTTTTGGACATGGATTTTTTAATTAGATGAGGGAGTTGGTTAATTATCCCAGACTGGGATTTCAATTCTACCGTGTCCAAACAGCTTCTGTCTGACATTTAAACTTCTTTCCTTCGTATATGCACTATACACAAGACAGAGACAGGTCAGCTCAATTATCCATATGTAGTAATTTCCTCTAACCGCAGTTTCCAAAAATTAGTACGGTTTTGCTGTAAATTTCAGAGTCTTGTCACCGCTCCCGTTCGTGCATGCAGCAGCCGTGCATTCACGTGTAACGTTTGACCGCCGGCAGGATCCCGTACGGGCGGGTGATCGGTATCTTCTACCATTCCCAGTATTCACATCCCTTCTCTAATGCCCATATAACTAGTTATGTACTTAATTTAAATAACGAAAATCTATAATTACATGTACTtgtctaatttaaattaaaactaaattagaCTTATTACATTTTCAGATTTGGTTTTTCATtgaatgttaattatttttcttatacttatctcaaaaaaattgaGCTAAAGTCGAACACGAATGCCCGTGGATCGAGGTGGGTAGAAATTGTCATTCCCAGAATCAGCCACCGTGAAATGGATCATTCATCGCATGGATTCAGTTATATAGCAAGGAAAAGACAAGCATTTATATGTATAGAATTACCTGGATGGAGCCACCTCTGGCGAGGTAAGCGCCGTAGTCGTTGCCGGCGAGAGTAACCAGCGCCAGCGACGATTGCAGGTCCCGTTTCATGTAGACAGAATCATCGACAAGTTGCCGGAAAAAATCGATCTGGGTCGTCATGTTCGGGTCCAAAACCAGCGTATCGAACACTCCAGTTCCTCCGTACGCAAAATTTATCCCATATCGCAGTCGGCTCGCCGCAAATTTTCTCCATCTGTAAGGCACCGGCGACTTCAGTCCCAAAAACTTCGCTGCATATACACACGAACCAAGAaaggaaaatgttattttccCGGAAAACGCATCATGAATGGACTATAATACAGACAAGATGTgtggaatcatcatcatcaactgtTTTATGAGTAAAATATATACACGTGACATCTGAAATTCTGTCTCTTTATAATAAGAGCAGTATATTCGTAAATATGAATGTGGAAGGTTTTCATTGTCCACGCGTGTAAAAATTTACATATACGTGGAGGAGGAGAAAGTGAAGTGATACAGTGGAAACGACAGGAATTTCTGTGGATTAGTATAAAACCTTGGGGGGATTATAAAATAATAGTGGGTGGAAAACAAAGTGAGAAAGTGAAAGCAAAGGAACTgggggttaaaaaaaaaaggcaaaggaGATTCAGAAAAAAGAATTAGCTGGGGCCTGGGGCAGGCTAGTTGGGTGAAAtacaaaagataagataaattaTCTTCACAAGCATATTGATACCATAATGTATGAAAGTTATATGTCCACAAAAAGCTAATCATGTGATAGCGAGAGcatgagaaaaagaaatgataagagacgaaaaaaagtaaaaggaaaagaaagcaaGAGGGGCTTAATAATGCAGGATTTACAGGGCACAATGATGGCAGAAGCAGAAAGAGAGTGACAGAGAGAAGCTGCACATAGATTTTTAggagaaaatggaaggaaagagaagagaCCCATGAGACCACCCAGCCATACAGTACTATAGAACACATCAGTAAAGGAATGATAAGCCATTTCCCTTGAGAAAAGCAAAAGCTAAAGTGGCCACCATGATCGTGCCCATATGgacaaatattattaattattgtaggtgaagagagagaaagtatgTTATGTACCAAGGTAATCGGTGAGCACGCGGCCGTCGGAGAACCGGCCGGCGGGCTTGCCGGGAAAGGTGATGCCGTAGGGAACCTTCCAGGAGTTGGCTACGGTCTTCCTGTTGTTGCCTGTGTCGGCATAGGAGTCCCCGAACACGAAGAGCTTCGTTGGGTGAAATCCGTATAAACCTTGGTGCcgagaagaagcagcagcagcttcTACGTTCTGGTTTCCTGCATAAATGTGGAAATTAAACACAAGAAAGTCgagtagagagagagggagggagggagggagaaatgATAGTTAATTAAGCGTAACGAGCAAATTAACTAACCTGCGAGAAgagaaaggaggaagaaagagaaagagaagatgaTCAGTTTCTGTCTCTCCATGGGAgatagagaagagagaaatagacAGAGAGTAAGGTGCCAAGAAGTCAGGGATTATATAGGGTTTAGGTGGTGGCTTAACTGGCTCAACCAGCCTAATTTAAAGAAGAGTGTGAATTGTGAAAGGCAAAGGCCCCATAAGCACGGCGAGGGGAGGAGCTGAATATATGAAATTCACTATACATACTGTGTGTGTGAATTTGATTGATCTATGGATGACCcacttaaatatttatttgtcgTTTtgtttaatctaattaattaagaatcaaAACCAAATCTGGGTTTGCAATCACTGACCGGATCGTGCCCCTTGGCCCTTCAACATCACAGTTCCTCCTTTTGACTTCCACTCgtttcatcaattaattaagaaatacaTTGTTTCCTGGTGCTCTGGTCAAGATAGATTTTCTGAATTCAACTGATGAATTATCATCACATTTCAGATCTTAAATTCTTGCTAAGATGTCTTAATATTACTTTGGTCAATTACAATCATTTcaattgaatcaaatttttaaaatttcaattctattttattcaattaaaagaCTTGGTCTTTGTTGTCCctgtttcatataatttatgaTAGAGCAAGTCACGTAATAATCACTGTTTTAGACTTTAATTTGTTACTCTGTGTCAATTAAGTTTGTTAGCAAAGTTATGACGAAAGcaatggatatatatacatgtgcaTAGCCAATTTAAAGAATTAAATCCTCATCTTGTAACTCCAAAAGCACGTacttgaagaaaaatcaaggactcgatgttaaaaataaataaataaataaaagacagAAAAACCTACTGAAATGAAATATATAGGGAATTTAAATGATGGATGGAACACACAAGCTAatgatatgaaatgatcaaagtacatatatatatatattaatgggcAATAATACAATAAACATTGTGGTTTACAACCATGGCCTACGTATGCATCTCTTTGGGACACGGtatattttcttaagcaaaaagTAAGATAGATTCATGAAGAGAATCTTTAGGGTTTGATTGGAGCTGGGTGGTGTCTGCCTAGGATGCTTCTGTTTCTCAATGTACATTTTTAACTTATTCTTGTTTGGCGTGACCGTGTTCTCAAGCGTAATGCCTTCAGcttcaaagaaattaaatttaaaaataaaagcaaaaaatcacaatccatatatatatataatcttgaTTCCAGCACTTTTGACTTTCTCCCACaatacattatgtatatatatacatcattaatatatattcttCAGCACATATCTAATCAATTAATTACATCCAAACAACACGTCCCATGactaattattaattagttaCCAAATTCTAATTTTCGTAACGACCAGGGCTGTAagctaacaataataataataataattaaattatgacCCAATTGACTTTCTGATCAAATTCAAAGCCAACGCACCCATGCTCACGTTACAAAATTAAGGAATTCATTTTCGAGGTTTGATATTAGATATTAATTCATCTGCCCCATTTCTAGCAATTAAATCGCAGACAGATAGAtggtttaaatatttcaataataATTCAGTTACTAATTCTTATTAACAGCTttctaataaataaaacaatgtGATTAAGTAAGTGTCACGGTTTAACGAGGAATCACCTGTtcgacatatatatatgaaataaagcCAATAATACAGCTATATATCGCCTGttaatgacatttttcatgcaTCATCTCAGTCTATTGCTTGCAGGCTTTGTATAAATTAAACTTGTGTTTGCAGGAAAAACTCACCTTAGCCACCAACTACTTCTGTCTTTAtgcaattattattatgtatacatatatttaagaaatagcAAGTGAAGTCAGTATAAAACAAAACCTAATCTAGCGTATTATTCAAAGTTGAAACTCTTTCTCAGGCCCTTTTTGTAATTTCGAAAAAATTTCATGGctgttttgtaatattaaataaatatcgAAAACATATTTTCGTTTTCAAAGAtgttagagacaaaattaaCCAGACTAGAAGCTGGATTGTCCGAACTCAATCTCAGCCCAACCTTGGTCCACATCAGGCTGCCACGACATCATTGCTGCGACTCCCATTGAATATCCGTCCTACCGTTTCAGATCTTGTCCTCATTAATAGCGGAtcacatccacattaatgatGGTCCTATCGCCACCATACTACCACCTAAGAATCTCCATCAACATCGGATAGTCAGTCTCATCACTTCCAAATgcacgacgcatgcatgcaggagaACGTCTCATCCTcttatatcaaccagctctcttcaGATGTAAGGTATGTTCTGacctctgacctactgatacactgtctctccttattttcttactcactcgagcgtcggagtgcttgcagatACCAGCCGCCCCCCAGACGAACTCGTCGCCGGAGCCTTCGCCCTGCCATTGCGATTCCGTCTCCAATCGTCCTCTTTGGTTATGAGGGAatagaagcaaaaaaaaatttgtctaagttaaaatttttaaatttattgtttgtttttaaaagtaaataaattttaaatttattgtttgtattatgtttgatttttttttaaaattttgttatttgtttttagtccgtaattcataattcatggATGATAAAACTTATGTTTAAAAACGCATTAGGGAatctatgtttattttttattaaataattattttttatattaaaaattatatttataaaaagagactttatattcttttatttagaCATTTTCATTTcgtactttttttaaaatattatttcttaatttttatttcatatcatatgctttttctatttctatttttgtgaAACATAGAATAAAACGACTCAAATTTTGTCTTCTTATCTACCACATTGATGGTTTTATTAATAGATATATCTAACTAATATGTCCGATTTGTGAGGTATGGTTCGGGTATTGTGGTTAGTTTAGTTAGTACATGCCTAAAAGCGTAACCATTACAAATTCTcctgcaaaaaaaataaaggcaaaaatatgtatttgtggCTGCaacaaaacatttttcatacgTATGTAAAGCTGGAAACAATCTTTCATGGGCACTCTACCGATTCTTGAAGAAGACAgataaatttgacaaaaatgaGAGGTTAAATCTATCATTATCCATTATTCTTGAAAGGGGTAATCTTGATCACCAATCCTGGAAAAACATCGTCAGGATCATGAATGTGTGGATTCTCTTCAACAATAAAAGGGTCTCCACATTTCTCACTAATAGTCTGCAAAGTCTCCCCCTCTCTCACCACATAAATCTCCTCGCATGGCCTGTTCGTGAtgatgctcttcttcttcttcaccgcCTCCATCTCGCACTCGCAGCAGCTCAAGACCAGCATTAGAGCTAGCAGGATGGCGCAGTGCCAGGAGACCCTGTCCGCCAATGCAGCGCGCACCATCATCTATCAAATGAGATCTTACTTGCCGAGAAAAAATCTAATGCAAATCATCTCAATTAATAGGCTTTAAGGCCGTGGTCTAGAGGAGTAGGAGGTGCAGTCCTTTGTGTTGTAGGTAAGGATGGATTAGGCTCCTCCATTCAGTGTGGTAGGTAACTAACCGCCAACGCAAGAAACGagggaagaaaaatggaataATGCAACAAGGATTAGGTTCAACTGCTTTCATATGTATCTTAATGATTATGTAGTCTaattatatgttaatatatttgTAAAGTAAGATCTTGAGGCCTTGCAGAGgctattttcttgttttttttttgttttttatcttaTTCTCAGTGAGCAAATATTAAAAGAGTTATATCAGtataagtaaaaacaaaaaaacttattttttcttatattaatgagtatttttttctatgttaaaattaaaaaagaaagaatacatCTAATTATGAGAAAAGGGTATTAATCTTATATTGGCTTCTCGTTGATGTTAAATATCATAGCAAAATGGTGGCTTCTGGAGAAGTGATAGGATCTCAAGAAAATGGATAAAATTTCAATTAGTTCAAGAATTCATTGCTGGTTTGTCAACTCTCAATTACAGGAAACAAAGGTAAACTaggaaaagaaagtaaaaaaatggGCATTCGAGAGACCCAGAACTCTCCTGTAACATCTACTCAAttttttctcctctctctctatcttctattccctatttatagattgtTATATTCCTTTCATATCTGCATCtagtttgttacacaaaccaacCAAGTTCCAATTCTATCATTGGTGCACATCCTAACTGTTACACAACCCAACTATGTTATCATCCTACCCTTGACTCCTGAAGTGCCTTTGATAGGTCCGCAGCACCAGAGGCCTATAATTACTTTCCTCCCTAACTTTCACCTTGTTCTCAAGG
This window harbors:
- the LOC127791129 gene encoding GDSL esterase/lipase At5g03610-like, which gives rise to MERQKLIIFSFSFFLLSLLAGNQNVEAAAASSRHQGLYGFHPTKLFVFGDSYADTGNNRKTVANSWKVPYGITFPGKPAGRFSDGRVLTDYLAKFLGLKSPVPYRWRKFAASRLRYGINFAYGGTGVFDTLVLDPNMTTQIDFFRQLVDDSVYMKRDLQSSLALVTLAGNDYGAYLARGGSIQDITSFMSRVIDQLSSNLRRIHGLGVRKVAVTSLQPLGCLPRSTVMNSFQQCNETENTAADYHNLLLREAVAKLNNESKDSAFIILDLYGSFTRALKNRGDILGSVKLETPLKPCCIGVSHEYSCGSVNGKGEKMYTVCAKPESAFFWDMVHPTQAGWRAVYLALKSTLQQLR